Proteins from a genomic interval of Paenibacillus sp. RC334:
- a CDS encoding helix-turn-helix domain-containing protein → MLHERIKSVYYQWTERPSYYAMMADCLLTEAMIYINQEWDKGAVSCDKEKHVEHMKQYIQNHYREKVTKEELGDAIRKTPNYAATLLREVTRQTISEHVHTQRIKTAIYMLTESRLTIREISEYVGYSDVSYFHRIFKRLTGCSPSEFLDERSSIV, encoded by the coding sequence ATGCTGCATGAACGGATCAAGTCGGTGTACTACCAATGGACGGAGCGTCCGAGCTACTATGCAATGATGGCTGACTGCTTGCTGACCGAAGCGATGATTTATATCAATCAGGAGTGGGACAAGGGTGCCGTTTCTTGCGATAAAGAGAAGCATGTAGAGCATATGAAGCAGTATATTCAGAATCATTATCGGGAAAAGGTGACGAAGGAGGAGCTTGGCGACGCGATCCGTAAAACGCCCAACTACGCAGCCACACTGCTGCGCGAGGTAACACGCCAAACGATCAGCGAGCATGTACATACGCAACGTATTAAAACCGCCATCTACATGCTGACCGAGTCCCGACTGACGATTCGTGAAATTTCAGAGTATGTGGGGTATAGTGATGTTTCCTATTTTCATCGGATATTCAAACGGCTGACAGGCTGCTCCCCATCCGAATTTCTGGATGAACGGTCTTCGATCGTTTAG